One genomic region from Candidatus Poribacteria bacterium encodes:
- a CDS encoding PorV/PorQ family protein codes for MGTRVEWRVGAVAVAMTLCFGGVQSASAAAGRTGAAILDLPHRSVRATALGEAFSAYHGDVNTVLWNPSGLYGVDRRQVLGGWNDFANVFGEAGDGLYYALFAGAVPVKDAGVFGATLQLNGQGTIEITTDSPEVLAEESLGTNWVLGLTYADQLAEGVRGGVTGKMIRLPLGTGFEQASTATAYAVDLGAQYDIGAGVPVTIGIAVLNLGTRVQYKDANQSDPLPRKFQTGVAVVAYDSEDIRVVVSGDFVAAIDKLAQDTTDEDFVQTVDLRMTQPKYAGMSREEVETGLKKDRGTGIYAFGWDRMERSVGVEARILKILAVRAGYKIGDPLSEVMELDVADRVSAGFGIDLTELKLPVHLDYANGLWGAGGPFGKRINTFSLSLAF; via the coding sequence ATGGGGACGCGTGTTGAGTGGCGTGTCGGGGCTGTCGCCGTCGCGATGACGCTGTGCTTCGGTGGCGTTCAGTCCGCTTCCGCCGCTGCCGGCAGAACCGGCGCCGCGATTCTGGATCTGCCGCACCGGAGCGTGCGTGCCACGGCGCTTGGCGAAGCCTTCTCCGCGTACCACGGCGATGTGAACACCGTGCTGTGGAACCCCAGCGGGCTCTACGGAGTGGATCGTCGTCAGGTCCTCGGCGGCTGGAACGACTTCGCCAATGTCTTTGGCGAAGCCGGGGACGGGCTCTACTACGCGCTCTTTGCCGGAGCCGTCCCGGTGAAGGATGCCGGGGTCTTCGGCGCGACGCTTCAGTTGAACGGTCAGGGAACCATCGAGATTACGACGGATTCGCCGGAGGTGCTCGCCGAGGAAAGCCTGGGCACGAACTGGGTCCTGGGTCTCACCTACGCGGACCAGTTGGCGGAAGGCGTTCGCGGCGGCGTGACCGGCAAGATGATCCGCCTGCCGTTGGGCACGGGCTTCGAGCAGGCGAGCACGGCGACCGCGTACGCGGTCGATCTCGGTGCGCAGTACGACATCGGCGCAGGCGTCCCAGTCACCATTGGGATAGCCGTCCTGAACCTGGGCACGCGGGTTCAGTACAAGGATGCGAACCAGAGCGATCCGCTCCCGCGCAAGTTCCAGACCGGCGTTGCCGTGGTCGCGTACGACTCGGAGGACATTCGCGTCGTCGTCAGCGGCGACTTCGTGGCGGCTATCGACAAGCTGGCGCAGGACACGACGGATGAGGATTTCGTCCAGACGGTGGATCTGCGGATGACGCAGCCCAAGTATGCCGGGATGAGCCGCGAGGAAGTCGAAACCGGACTCAAGAAGGATCGTGGAACCGGCATCTACGCGTTCGGGTGGGATCGGATGGAGCGCTCGGTCGGCGTCGAGGCGCGCATCCTCAAGATTCTCGCGGTGCGGGCTGGCTACAAGATCGGCGACCCGTTGTCGGAAGTCATGGAGCTCGATGTCGCCGACCGTGTGTCCGCCGGCTTCGGCATCGATCTCACCGAGCTCAAGCTGCCGGTTCATCTCGACTATGCCAACGGGCTCTGGGGCGCTGGCGGGCCCTTCGGCAAGCGCATCAACACGTTCTCGCTCTCACTCGCGTTCTAG
- a CDS encoding HD domain-containing protein produces MGPSRRTRMPFDADQATAYVSERLSPERIKHVLGVRETVLDYARVHGLSAEDAEAAALLHDCAKWMPIDRQIAVCEAHGIELSEDDLAQPSVLHAFAGAELARETFGASPEVCRAIRAHTTGWVPMDPLDMALYVADYTEPNRTHDGLEPIRQEARRNLVRATLRTMDGKLRVLLDRGTPIHPRTVSARNALIRLAANQRSQINAARDAAVAGD; encoded by the coding sequence ATGGGCCCGTCGAGGAGGACCCGGATGCCGTTTGACGCCGACCAGGCGACGGCATACGTGTCGGAGCGCTTGTCCCCGGAACGCATCAAGCATGTTCTGGGCGTCAGGGAGACGGTTCTCGACTACGCGCGAGTGCACGGACTCTCCGCCGAGGATGCGGAGGCTGCCGCCTTGCTCCATGACTGCGCGAAATGGATGCCCATCGACCGGCAGATCGCCGTGTGCGAGGCTCACGGTATCGAGCTTTCCGAGGACGATCTGGCGCAGCCGTCTGTCTTGCACGCATTCGCCGGGGCAGAGCTGGCGAGAGAGACCTTCGGCGCATCGCCGGAGGTGTGCCGGGCGATCCGCGCCCACACGACCGGATGGGTTCCGATGGATCCGCTAGATATGGCGCTCTACGTAGCCGACTACACGGAGCCCAATCGCACCCACGACGGGCTGGAACCGATACGTCAGGAGGCGCGGCGGAACCTGGTTCGGGCGACGCTGCGAACGATGGACGGCAAGCTGCGGGTTCTGCTGGATCGAGGAACGCCGATCCATCCGCGCACCGTGTCCGCCCGGAACGCGCTGATTCGGTTGGCGGCGAACCAGCGATCTCAAATCAACGCGGCTCGCGATGCCGCCGTAGCGGGAGATTGA
- the rsfS gene encoding ribosome silencing factor, with protein sequence MVAAEAALSRKALDVRLLDLRGIASFTDYFVICSGTSDTHIEGIADAVREAMDEAGERLWHREGPRKSEWVLLDYVDVVVHVFTRSAREQYDLERLWSEARMVPIDDVDVEVDSEWEEFVPDDEEFTAAASLDDLVDEDDEWDMSDE encoded by the coding sequence ATGGTAGCCGCCGAAGCGGCGCTGTCGCGTAAGGCGCTCGACGTGCGCCTGCTCGACCTGCGCGGCATCGCGTCGTTCACGGACTATTTCGTCATCTGCTCGGGCACGTCCGACACGCACATCGAGGGGATCGCCGACGCCGTGCGCGAAGCGATGGACGAAGCCGGCGAGCGGCTCTGGCATCGCGAGGGTCCGCGCAAGTCCGAATGGGTGCTGCTCGACTACGTGGACGTGGTCGTCCACGTGTTCACTCGTTCGGCGCGCGAGCAGTACGACCTGGAACGGCTCTGGTCCGAGGCGCGAATGGTTCCCATCGACGACGTCGATGTCGAAGTGGACAGCGAGTGGGAGGAGTTCGTGCCGGACGATGAGGAGTTCACGGCTGCGGCGTCGCTCGACGATCTGGTGGACGAAGACGACGAGTGGGATATGTCGGACGAATGA
- the yacG gene encoding DNA gyrase inhibitor YacG: protein MRCPICRRTVPYDAHAPLPPAFPFCSARCRLVDLNRWLNEEYVLDRPLSVEEVERLMDDHDGPVEEDPDAV, encoded by the coding sequence CTGAGGTGCCCGATCTGCCGTCGCACCGTGCCCTATGACGCTCACGCGCCCTTGCCGCCTGCGTTCCCCTTCTGCAGCGCGCGATGCCGTTTGGTCGATCTGAACCGCTGGCTCAATGAGGAGTACGTGCTGGATCGCCCCCTGTCGGTCGAGGAAGTCGAGCGTCTGATGGACGACCACGATGGGCCCGTCGAGGAGGACCCGGATGCCGTTTGA